From the genome of Salvelinus fontinalis isolate EN_2023a chromosome 20, ASM2944872v1, whole genome shotgun sequence, one region includes:
- the sccpdhb gene encoding saccharopine dehydrogenase b, with product MATVTSTRPYHIIIFGASGFTGQFVVEEVARSAFEGPSGSLKWALAGRSRQRLEGVLNQAAETLRQPELRTQVEIIVADVSETDSLAIMCQQGLVVLNCVGPYRFYGEPVVKACIENGAHCIDICGEPQFLERMQLEYHSRAMDSGVYVIGSCGFDSIPADMGILYTKNQFKGTLTAVESFLTIHTGPEGGCAHDGTWQSAIYGFADSGSLRKLRKKFGHQPLPVVGAKVKKRGSLFFSKEIDQYAIPFMGSDPSVVRRSQRFLYEGHQELPVQYSAYVGVGGVWSLIKMFCGGLLFWFLGKFGLGRKLLITFPEFFSFGVFTKAGPSRKQMDGTSFSLTFFGEGYAEGLDPSQGRPNARICTQIHGAEPGYVATPVAMVQAAITLLNEPQFLPIKGGVYSPGAAFARTTLIDRLNRHGLVFSVKRF from the exons ATGGCGACTGTAACCTCTACCAGACCTTATCATATTATCATATTCGGAGCCTCCGGTTTTACCGGGCAGTTTGTGGTGGAAGAGGTAGCCCGGAGCGCCTTCGAAGGACCAAGCGGGTCTCTGAAATGGGCCTTGGCCGGGCGCAGCAGACAGCGGCTGGAGGGAGTTTTGAACCAAGCCGCCGAGACCCTCC GTCAGCCGGAGTTAAGGACTCAAGTTGAAATCATTGTGGCTGATGTCTCCGAAACAGATTCATTGGCCATCATGTGCCAACAAGGACTGGTTGTTCTCAACTGTGTTGGGCCA TACAGGTTCTATGGTGAGCCCGTGGTTAAGGCCTGCATAGAGAATGGAGCCCACTGCATAGACATCTGTGGAGAACCTCAG TTCCTGGAGAGGATGCAACTGGAGTACCACAGCAGAGCGATGGACAGTGGAGTGTATGTGATTGGCAGCTGTGGCTTTGACTCCATACCAGCTGACATGGGTATCCTGTACACAAAGAACCAGTTTAAAG GGACACTGACAGCTGTGGAGAGCTTCCTGACTATACACACTGGTCCTGAG GGAGGCTGTGCCCACGACGGCACATGGCAGTCCGCCATCTACGGCTTTGCAGACAGCGGCTCCCTGCGGAAGCTGAGGAAGAAATTTGGCCACCAACCTCTCCCAGTTGTAGGTGCAAAGGTCAAGAAGAG GGGTAGCCTGTTCTTCAGTAAGGAGATTGACCAGTATGCCATACCCTTCATGGGCTCAGACCCATCAGTAGTCAGGAGATCCCAGCGCTTCCTGTATGAGGGCCATCAGGAGTTACCA gtCCAGTACTCTGCGTATGTAGGGGTCGGTGGCGTCTGGTCGTTGATAAAGATGTTCTGTGGTGGCCTGCTCTTCTGGTTCCTAGGGAAGTTCGGCCTGGGAAGGAAGCTCCTCATTACG TTTCCAGAGTTCTTCTCCTTTGGCGTGTTCACCAAGGCTGGACCCAGCAGGAAGCAG atgGACGGAACATCTTTCAGTCTGACGTTTTTCGGGGAGGGTTATGCTGAGGGGCTGGACCCGTCTCAGGGAAGACCCAACGCTAGGATCTGTACCCAGATACACGGAGCAG AGCCTGGCTATgtagccacacctgttgctatGGTACAGGCAGCTATCACTCTGCTGAATGAACCACAATTCCTTCCTATAAA gggAGGAGTGTACAGTCCAGGAGCTGCATTTGCCAGGACAACTCTCATTGACCGCCTCAACAGACATGGCCTGGTGTTCTCGGTGAAGAGATTCTGA